The Phyllostomus discolor isolate MPI-MPIP mPhyDis1 chromosome 4, mPhyDis1.pri.v3, whole genome shotgun sequence genome window below encodes:
- the ANO7 gene encoding anoctamin-7, whose amino-acid sequence MLQRPAPEDDSTVLIDTAPGTEKGDSYGSTASTSQPDGDQAAAQGTASPAKPRVDFVLVWEEDPRPGQQQDGTTRDKTDTHRAWRETFLDNLRAAGLHVDQRHLQDADGAVHYVLLSAPWAVLCYYAEDLCLKLPLQELPNQARNWSADLLQWLGVPNILLQDVPDLPPEYYSCQFKVSKLSRFLGSDNQDTFFTCTHRHQILFEILAKTLYGHEKKGLLGIEQLLSQGVFRAAFPLHQGPFAMPPEGARAPGLNQRQVLFWHWARWQSWHKYQPLDHVRRYFGEKVALYFAWLGFYTGWLLPAAAVGTLVFLVGCFLAFSDTPTQELCGSADAFEMCPLCPDCPFWTLSSACALVQAGRLFDHGGTVFFSVFMALWAVLLLEYWKRKSATLAYRWGCSDYEDIEERPRPQFAARAPTTALNPVTGVEEPYFPRRSRVRRVLAGSVLVLMMVAVVVMCLVSVILYRTVAAMLVSRSDRALLVAWAPRIASLTGSVVNLVLILLLSKAYVALAGVLTRWEMHRTQTRFEDAFTLKVFVFQFVNFYSSPVYIAFFKGRFVGYPGNYHTLFGVRNEECAPGGCLVELAQELLVIMVGKQIINNVQEILIPKLKGWWQKLRLRSKRRKVAASVAAGPAPWEADYELLPFEGLFDEYLEMVLQFGFVTIFVAACPLAPLFALLNNWVEIRLDARKFVCERRRPVAERAQDVGIWFPILAGITHLAVISNALLLAFPSDFLPRTYYRWTRAADLRGFVNFTLARAPPAFAAEHNRTCRYRAFREDDGQYSRTYWNLLAIRLAFVIVFEHVVFSVGRVLDLLVPDVPESVQIKVKREYYLAKQALAENTALAGTNGAKDGRPPASEESLGPQPRRPGASPASPDPSPRGRVGSSGAGGQTYLEGQGLPQP is encoded by the exons atGCTGCAGAGGCCAGCCCCAGAGGACGACAGCACAGTCTTGATAGACACGGCCCCGGGGACAGAGAAGGGGGACTCCTACGGGAGCACAGCCAGCACCTCGCAG CCGGACGGAGACCAGGCGGCCGCCCAAGGGACGGCGAGCCCTGCCAAGCCCCGGGTCG ACTTCGTCCTGGTTTGGGAGGAAGACCCGCGGCCGGGTCAGCAGCAGGACGGCACCACCCGGGacaagacagacacacacagggcctGGCGGGAGACCTTCCTGGATAACCTTCGTGCGGCTGGGCTGCATGTGGACCAG CGCCACCTCCAGGACGCGGACGGCGCGGTGCACTACGTCCTCCTCAGCGCCCCCTGGGCCGTGCTCTGCTACTACGCGGAAGACCTGTGCCTGAAGCTGCCCCTGCAG GAGCTGCCGAACCAGGCCCGCAACTGGTCGGCCGACCTGCTGCAGTGGCTGGGGGTCCCCAACATTCTGCTGCAGGACGTGCCCGACCTGCCCCCCGAGTATTACTCCTGCCAGTTCAAAGTGAGCAAGCTGTCCAG GTTCCTCGGGAGCGACAACCAGGACACCTTCTTCACCTGCACCCACAGGCACCAGATT cTGTTCGAGATCCTGGCCAAGACCCTGTATGGCCACGAGAAGAAGGGTCTGTTGGGGATCGAACAGCTGCTGTCCCAGGGGGTCTTCAGGGCAGCCTTTCCGCTGCACCAG ggcccctttGCGATGCCCCCGGAGGGCGCGAGGGCCCCGGGCCTCAACCAGCGGCAGGTCCTGTTCTGGCACTGGGCCCGCTGGCAGTCGTGGCACAAGTACCAGCCCCTGGACCACGTGCGCAGGTACTTCGGGGAGAAGGTGGCTCTCTACTTCGCCTGGCTCG GGTTCTACACGGGCTGGCTCCTGCCTGCGGCTGCCGTGGGCACCCTGGTGTTCCTGGTGGGCTGCTTCCTGGCGTTCTCGGACACGCCCAC GCAGGAGCTGTGTGGCAGCGCAGACGCCTTCGAGATGTGCCCGCTCTGCCCCGACTGCCCCTTCTGGACGCTGTCCAGCGCCTGCGCCCTGGTCCAG gcCGGCCGGCTCTTCGACCACGGCGGCACCGTCTTCTTCAGCGTGTTCATGGCGCTGTGGGCCGTGCTGCTCCTGGAGTACTGGAAGCGGAAGAGCGCCACGCTGGCCTACCGCTGGGGCTGCTCCGACTACGAGGACATTGAG GAGAGGCCGCGGCCCCAGTTTGCCGCCCGGGCTCCCACGACAGCCCTGAACCCGGTCACGGGCGTGGAGGAGCCCTACTTCCCCAGGAGGAGCCGCGTGCGCCGTGTGCTGGCGGGGTCCGTGCTGGTGCTGATGATG GTGGCCGTGGTGGTCATGTGCCTGGTGTCCGTCATCCTGTACCGCACCGTTGCGGCCATGCTGGTGTCCAGGTCGGACCGCGCCCTCCTGGTGGCCTGG GCTCCGCGCATCGCCAGCCTCACGGGCTCCGTGGTGAACCTGGTGCTCATCCTCCTGCTCTCCAAGGCCTACGTGGCCCTGGCCGGCGTGCTGACGAGGTGGG AGATGCACCGGACCCAGACCAGGTTCGAGGACGCCTTCACCCTCAAGGTGTTCGTCTTCCAGTTCGTCAACTTCTACTCCTCGCCGGTCTACATCGCCTTCTTCAAGGGCAG GTTTGTGGGGTACCCAGGCAACTACCACACCTTGTTTGGGGTCCGCAATGAGGAG TGCGCGCCTGGGGGCTGCCTCGTGGAGCTGGCACAGGAGCTGCTGGTCATCATGGTGGGCAAGCAGATCATCAACAACGTGCAGGAGATTCTCATCCC GAAGCTGAAGGGCTGGTGGCAGAAGCTCCGGCTGCGCTCCAAGCGGAGGAAGGTGGCGGCTTCGGTGGCCGCGGGGCCGGCGCCCTGGGAGGCCGACTACGAGCTGCTGCCCTTCGAAGGCCTGTTTGACGAATACCTCGAAATGG TGCTGCAGTTCGGCTTCGTCACCATCTTCGTGGCCGCCTGCCCGCTGGCCCCGCTCTTCGCGCTGCTCAACAACTGGGTGGAGATCCGCCTGGACGCGCGCAAGTTCGTGTGCGAACGCCGGCGCCCGGTGGCCGAGCGCGCGCAGGACGTGGGCATCTGGTTCCCGATCCTGGCGGGCATCACGCACCTGGCGGTCATCAGCAAC GCCTTGCTGCTGGCCTTCCCGTCCGACTTCCTGCCGCGCACCTACTACCGCTGGACCCGCGCCGCCGACCTGCGCGGCTTCGTCAACTTCACGCTGGCGCGCGCCCCGCCCGCCTTCGCTGCGGAGCACAACCGCACGTGCAG GTACCGGGCGTTCAGGGAAGACGATGGGCAGTATTCCCGCACCTACTGGAACCTTCTGGCCATCCGCCTGGCCTTCGTCATTGTGTTTGAG cacgtGGTGTTCTCCGTGGGCCGGGTCCTCGACCTGCTGGTGCCCGACGTGCCGGAGTCCGTGCAGATCAAGGTGAAGCGGGAGTACTACCTGGCCAAGCAGGCGCTGGCCGAGAACACG GCTCTCGCTGGGACAAACGGAGCGAAGGACGGCCGGCCCCCAGCCTCCGAGGAGAGCCTGGGCCCGCAGCCTAGGCGGCCAGGAGCCAGCCCGGCCTCCCCAGACCCTTCCCCCAGGGGGCGTGTTGGCAGCTCAGGGGCCGGGGGCCAGACCTACCTGGAAGGCCAaggcctcccacagccctga